GGGTGATCGTTGCCGGCTCGTGAAATTCGACACGAACGGGCGCGTCGTATATTCGGGCGCGATGAAAGTTGACCGCTATACACCGTGCCCGGCGTGGTTGGGGCAGTACACGTTTGATGACAACAAGAACCTGTACACCGTCGATAGCGTTCACGGAGCGGTGATCAGAATCACTCCGGACGGTAAAGTGTCGAGTTACGGGATGTTTCACAATGGACCGCCCCAAGGCATTAGCTTCAAAAACGGTAAGCTATACGTGACCGCTCGGGCGACCGTCTTTTCGCTCGATCCGGCGCTTTGGTAGTGTGAAAGAGCTCGTCGACAGGCTGCGCGGCGCGAGGTCCATTTTCGCCCTGACGGGCTCGGGGATTTCTGCCGAAAGCGGCCTGCCGACGTTTCGCGGCGTCGGCGGCCTGTGGCGCTCGCATCGCGTGGAGGAGCTGGCGTCGCCCGAAGGGTTCGCGCGCGACCCGGTGTTGGTGTGGACCTGGTACAACGAACGCCTTGCCGCGCACCGTCGCGCCAGTCCGAACCGGGGGCACTACGCCCTGGCGCAACTGGAACAAATAACGCGCGGCTTCGCGCTGGCGACGCAAAACGTCGACTCGCTCCACTTGCGCGCCGGAACGCGCAACCTCATCGAACTGCATGGTAATCTGCGCGAAGCGCGCTGCGATCGCTGCGGCGAACGTCGGCCGCTCGATGCCGCCGGGCTGCCGCTCGATGAGATCGATCATGCCTGCGGCGGCCGCATGCGCCCCGATATCGTGTGGTTTGGCGAAGCGCTCCCGCGTGCGGCCTGGGAACGCGCCCAAGCGGCTGCGGCAAAAGCGGACGTCATTCTCGTCATCGGCACCAGTGCCGTCGTGTATCCCGCAGCGGCGCTCGCTACGCACCACAACCGCTCTGCGTTTATCGCCGAAATCAATCCCGAGGAAACCGCGATCAGCGACAGCGTCGACTGCGTGCTGCGCGGCACCGCCGCCGAAACGCTGCCCAAAATCGTTGAGGTCATCGATGTTACGACGTGAAAACAGGTTTGGGCGAATATTCGCTCAAGCGGAAGCTCGACGTTAGGGACCAAATCGACGCGTTGCAGTTCGCCCCACCATACGGACCTGACCTCGCTCATATTCGAAGAGGCCACCGGATAGGGCGAGAGCGGATCAAGGAGCTTGATCCGCTCTCGCTTGTAGCTCTTACGCAGAGCAATTTTCGCAGACGGGCAACCCCATATTAGCATACTCGCAACTCATGCTCAAGGTTGCCCAAACCCCTGCGACGCCGTTGAGCTACGGGCGCAACGGAAGGATTGTAACGTTGGTTTGTAGCTGATCTATTATCGGATGATGAGCAGTTAGTGTTGAAAGCCCCGGTTCGCGATATGCGTCCTGTATATTGGGCGATGGGAGTATTTGCCGTCGTCTACATCGCGTTGGATCTCAATAAGTTCTACGCGCTGCGTTACGGCGCCGACATGGGGACGTTTCTGCAAACGATCTCCAACATGCGCGACGGGTCGTCATGGAACTTCGGCGAGTGGCGTCCGCATCTGCAAGTTCACGATTCGTGGATCTTGTTCGCGCTCGTGCCGCTCATTGCGCTGTTCCCGCGCGGCGAAACGCTAATTGTCGCGCAGGCCCTGATCGTCGCATCGGCCGCAATACCGCTGGCATTGTTCGCGCGCGAGATCGGCGTCTCGCCCAAGCTTGCAAATCTGCTGGCCATCGCATACCTGCTGTCCCCGTCGGCGCAGGGGTTCACGTACGATAACTTTTCGGAAAACGTGTTCGTGCCGGTGCTCGCCGTTAGCGCGGCGCTCTGCGCGCGGCGGCGTGCGCTGTGGCCCACGCTGCTCTGCGCCGAGCTGCTCATGGGCGTCAAAGAAGACGAGATTCTCTTTGTCGCATGGTTTGCCGCAGCGTGTTTTCTCTTTTGGGATCGTCGAATCGGCGCGGCGGCTTTCGGTTTGGCGACGCTCAACGCGGCGGCGTTTTGGGGAGTAGAACTTATGTTCGGAGGGCACTCGAACGCGCCGGGTTACGCACTTGCCGTCGAGGACGCGGGCGGCAAGCTGACGCTGATCGCGCTGCTGCTTGCGCCGTTTGCGTTTACACCGCTGTTCGTCGGCCGGTGGCTGGCATTGTCGATTCCGCTGTTGGCCGAGATCGTGTTCGCGCAGCACAACCCCTACGAACCCAGCCGCATCGGAACCCACTACACCGCGCCGTTGCTGGCGACTGCGGCGCTCGCCGCGGCGTTCGGTATTCGTCGCGCTCCGCGATGGGCGCCGTGGATGGTGCCGTGCGCGCTCGTCGTGATGTTGTTCGTCTTCAACGATACGGCGTTGCGGCCGGGACGTTGGCCGTTCATCGTGGACTGGAACGCGTACGCGCGCGCGGTTGCCGTTCGCGACGCGCAAACCGGCGTGCTGCTGCATCGGCGCGACGAAGGCGCGTGGGCGGTCGCTGCGGTCAATCCGCGCGTCCGGCTCGAACAACGGGCCGATCCGCAGTTCGTCGCGTGTCCGGGTTACAATACCAACGCTGCCGCATTCTTCTCGAGCATCGGCATCGGGCCGCATCGCGACGACGTGTTGTGCGGCGGGGTCCCGGTGAATCGCTAAGGCGGAAGTTGAATCGGCGGCCCGTCGTCGTCTTCGTACGTCTCGACGACGGGCGGCTCGGGCAGCGCCGGCTCGGCGTTGTCGAGACTGGAGAAACGCACCGGCGTGCGCTTCGGCTCGATACCCTTGAACGAGGGCCGCTCCACGATCACGGGATCTTTCACGCGCTTGTCGATCACGTTCGGCGGCTTGGGTGCGGCGTCGACCCGCGAGGGGTCGGGCGCGGGTTCCGGATCCGGAAGCGGACGCTCCAGGGGTTCTTCGGGCTGCACGACCGTCCGCTTGAACGCGCTTTGCGAGGGCAGCGTCAGACGATCGTCCTTGGCGCTCTTGCGCAGCCCGCGAATCACGTACGCGTTGTGCAGGCGCCGCAAACCGCGCAGCGGCAGCGACGACGTCGGAACGCCGACGAACGTCTCGCGGACGGGATCGTACGTTGCTTCCGACGCGACGATCGTCGCGTTGAGTTCTTCGGACGCAGCTTCAAGCCGCATCGCGACGTCGGCAGGGTTGCCGATGACCGCGAACTCCCGGCGATGTTGAAAGCCCGTATCGCCGGCGACGATCTTCCCGGAGTTCACGCCGATTCCCACGGTGAACGCGCGGCGGCCTTGTCCTTGCCAACGCGTTTCCATAGCCTTGACCATGCGCATGATATCCAGCGCGGCGCGCAGCGCGCGTTCTTCTTGAAACGTTTCGTCGAGCAGAACGCCGAAGACGGCGGTGACGGTGTCGCCGCGCAGCGACTCGATCATACCGTGGTTGCGCTGCGCCGCTTTACCGGCGATGGTGTAGAATTCGTTGAGATACGTGAGAGTCTCTTCGGGCGACAAGTCTTCGGCGAAGAGCGCGAAGTTGTGAATGCGGCAGGACAGGATCGTCGCGTAATATTCGCGCGCCGTGAAGAGCCGGGGGTCGTTGCGCGCGAGCAGCTCTTCGACGACCGGCGGCGGAACGTAGCGCGAGAAGAGCGCGACGACACGCCCCCGCTCTTCACGTTCGGTCATATAGCGCCGAAAGAAAATCGACGCGTATACGGCTGCTCCGATGGCGATAACGATCGCAAGACCGAGAAGCACCGCCATCGCCGGCTTCCTCTATCCTAGTGGCAGGTTGCCGGCGTCTGTTGCGGTGCCGGCGAGGGCGACGGCGTCGCCTTCTTGTGGCCGAACAGGCCGCCGACGTTTACTCCGCCCGGTATCAGATTGCTGCCCGGAACCTGGTTCACGACGCCGTTCACTTGCGTCTGCGCGTAGGCGACCACTTTGCCTTGGGCCGCGTCCCAGCTCGTCGGTACGCCGAACTCGGGCGAGAACTGGTCGATGAGCTGCTGGGTAAGCTGCTGCACCTGCGCTCGAATGATGCCGTTGACCAGTTGCGCGGCCAGCGATTGGCCGGCGATGACGCTGAAGACTTGGCCGTTCTTGAACGTTACGCGAACCGGCATGCTCTTGTCGCAGAGCTCGTAGACGTTCACACGCATGTTGCCCTTGTCGTCGTACGCGATGTCGCCTTGCGTGCCGCGCACTGCGACCGAACCCGTCGCGGTTTGGAACGTGTAGTTGGCTTGTGCGCCTTTGGGATGCTGCACCGCAAACCGCACTTTGCCGTCGTACAAGACGAACTTCGCGTTGGCGATGTTCGTCTGATTGAAGAAGGCAAGCTGCACTTTGGAATCCGAGCCCACCATCACTTGCGAGCTGTCCGGCAGAATCACTGCGCCGAGCGAATCCGCGCCGGTAATGGCGGTGTACTGGTCGTTGACGCCGACGATGGCGTTGACGCCCACCGGGACCGGCGTCTTGTTGGGCGCCTGATACGAGACGGCCCCCTTTTTGTTCTGTAACTGCTTGTCGTCGCCGGCGAGCGACGGCAAGGCACAGGCAAGGACCAGCGCATAAGCGCAGGCCGCCAAGACGATTCCTAAGCGCTTCATGACGACAGGTTAAGCAGGCGGGGCGAGGACTCCCGTCCGGATGCGACTAACGCGCGAGTGTGACGCTCGCAGCGCTCGTGCTTTTGCATCTGCTTCCACGGCCGGCCAGCGTCGAGCTCCTCCCGTGCCGTGTTTCCGCCGCCGCGTTGCGTACGGTCGCGCCGCGGTTTGACGGCGGCGCTCGCGACGAACTCGACGAGCGGTGGACGGCCCTGGGCCTGGGGCGGCTGCGGACGAGCGACGCACCGGCGATTCTCGTCCGGCGCGATCGCAGCCTCGGCGCGCAGGCGTATCGGCTCACCGTGCGAGATGGACGGGCCGTCATCGATAGCGGCGACGCCGACGGTGCCTTCTACGGCGCCATGACGCTCGCGCAGCTGCCTCAACGCGACGGCGCGTCGTGGACGGTCCCGTGCGTGCGCGTCGAAGACCGGCCGGCGCTTCGCTGGCGCGTGCTCTCCGACGACGTGTCGCGCGGACCGCTGCCCACGATGCGCTACTTCGAAGAACGGATTCGCACGATCGCCGCGTTTAAGATGAACGGTTACTCGCCGTACATGGAGCACGTCTTCCTCAGCCCAACCGATCCGCTGCCGGCGCCGCTCGACGGCATCACGCCGGCGCAGCTCCACGATCTCGCCGTCTACGCCAAGCGCTTTCACGTCGCGCTGATTCCGCAGCAGCAAACGCTCGCGCACATGCACGGTACGCTGCGGGTCGAAGAGTACGCAGACGCAGCCGCCACGTCGCACGGTTTTCTCATCGCTCCCGGCTCCGCGCCCGGGCAAGCGTATCTCGCGCGCGTTATCGGTCAAGAGTTGGCCGCGGTGCCCCACCCGCCGTTCTTTCACATCGGCTCCGATGAAGCCGACGTCTCTGCGTCCGATTTCGTCGATCACGTGTCGGCGATGAACCGGTTGATCGCGCCGTCGGGCGCGCGCGTCATGTTCTGGGACGACGCGCTCGAGAACAACCCGTCGATGGCTCCCCGCTTACCGCGCAGCTCCGCGATCGTCAACTGGCATTATACGCTCGAGCCAAGCTTCCAGCATTATATCGACCTGATCGCGCGCAGCGGCTTCGCACAGATGGTCGATCCGGGCGACGCCAATTGGAATCAAATTTTTCCCGACGTCGACGGTGCGCTCGCGACTGAAAACCGTTTCATCGGCGAGGGAAAGCGTTCGCGCGTCCTCGGCCTCTACGAATCGACTTGGCACGACGACGGCGAAACGCTCTACGAAGCGACGTGGTATCCGGTGCTTTACGCCGCCGCCTCGGCGTGGGAACGCGACGACGTCGATCCCCAACGCTTCGAGCGCGACTTCGGGGCGGCATTTTTTGGAGCCGGCGACGCAACGTTCGGCAGCGACGCGGTGCGCTTGGGCGACGCGTTGCACCGTATTGCACCCAACGCGTATGACAATCCGAGCGACGTGCTCTTCTGGACCGACCCCTTCGACGCGGCTGCGAACGCGCGCATGAGCTCGGCCGATCTGCGCGCGGTTCGTCTCGATGCCGAATCGGTCGAACGGCACCTCTACGATACGCGGCCGCCGCTGCACGCCAACGCTGCCTTCGTGATGTTCCTGGCAGCGCGCCGCTACGATGCGCTCGCGCGCAAGTTTCAAATCACGCGCGAAGTGCGCGATCTGTACGCCGACGCGGTCGCCCATGCGGGCGAAACCGGCGGACCTTCGGTGCGCGACCTGTTGTGGTGCAAATATTGGATGTGGGAGCTGCGCGACTCCTACGAAGAACTCGCGCCGCTGTACGCGCGAGCGTGGCGGTACGAAAGCCGCGAGAGCCACCTGGCCAGCAACCTCGAACGATACCATCTCGCCGCGCAGCGCGCGATATCGTTGAGCGACGCCTTCTACCGCGCACTCTACGACGACTACGTCCCGAAGAAGGCGCTGCCGCCGCTCGAGGATATCATCAGGTGAGTGCCGCCCTCGTTCTGATCGTGTTTCTCTTTTTTGCGGTCGCGATGTACTTGCGGTGGCTTCCGGCCTTGATCGCGGTTCCCGCGATGGCCATCGTTATGTCGGTGGCGGCGGGCGTTCCGGCGTCGCAGTTGGGAGACGTCATCGTCGGCGGTTCGGCCGCGTTGGCGCCGGTGTACGTTGCGGTGGTTTTCGGCGCATTACTCGGGCGTGTGACGCTCGACACCGGGATCGCGCGCGCGATGATCAATCTCGCGGCCGAGTACGGCGGCGAGAGCCCGTTTCTCTTTGCGATCGTCGTATGTGCGGTGGTCGCCGTGCTCTTCACGTCGCTTTCGGGCTTGGGCGCGATCATCATGGTCGGGTCGATCGTGCTGCCGATTCTCATGACGACGGGCGTACCGCGCACCGCTGCGGCGACGCTGTTCCTGATGTCGTTCGCGCTCGGCTTCATTTTTAACATTGCGAACTGGAAGTTCTACACGACGTACTTTCACGTGGCGCGCGAACAGATGGTGCTCTACGCCGTCGCTCTGGCGGCGATCGATGCGATCGCGCTGTTGATCTACGCAATCGTGGCGTTTCGCCGCGAGCGCGAGTACGCGACGTGGGCCGTCCGAGCGGAACGAGAAGACGACGAACCCGGCGTTCCCGCGGTGGCGCTCGTCATTCCGATCCTGCCGATCGCGCTCTACTATTCGCCGCTGCACGTCGATGCGGCACCGGCGTTTCTGATCTCAGCGGTTGCGGGCGTGTTGATCGCGCGGCCGCGCGATGCGGTGCAAACGCTGGTGGCCGCGGCCATTCGCGGGGTCGAAGACGTCGCCCCCGCGCTCCTGCTCTTTATGGGAATCGGGATGCTGTTCGTCGCCACGCAGAAGCCGGAGTTTGCCGGCGCGCTGCACGCGCTGGTAGCCGGAGGGTGGGCGAGCAATCCGATCGCGTTCGTGCTGGTGTTCGGCGTTGCGAGTCCCCTCGCGCTCTATCGCGGGCCGCTCAATCCGTTCGGCGTGGGCATCGCGGTCTTTACCGTGCTGCTCGCCTCGCACGCACTGCCTGCGCCGGTTCTCGTGGCCGCAATCATGGCGGTCGTGCAGGTGCAGAACGTGTGCGATCCCACCAATACCGCCAACGTCTGGGTTGCCAATTTCACCGGCGTCGACATCGAAACGATCACCAAGCGGACGCTGCCGTTCCAAACCGCCGTGGCCATTGCGGCCACGATTCTGTGCGTCGTCGCCACGCCGGCCCTGTTTGGAACGCGCGCCTTTGCATCGGCGATCCCTCCGGCGCGCGCCGACGCGCTGCCTGCGGGTCTGTTCGCTTCCGCCCAGGCGCGCGATCGTATCGCCGTCGGCAACGACCGGTCGGCGCTGGCGGGTGCCGCGGATGCGTCGGTCGTCGACGCCCTGCGCGATGCGAAATGGGAGGCGTTTGCGGTATCGGGAGATCCAAACACCAGCGACTGTACGCGCAAGCCGTATGCCGCGTACGTCGACGTGTCGACGTCTCAGTTTTCGCTGATCGAAGGCACGGATCTCGACGTCGGGTTACGCCTGGAGGACTGCGGCGGGTGGATCGTCGACGAGTGGCACGATCACCGCGTTTTCGCGGGAACGCCAGGAAGCGGCGACGCTGCCGCGCTGGCGCGTGAAGGCGTGAATCGCCTGCGCGGCTGGATGACGGCCAATCCGCAGCGCGGCGAAACGCTGTTGCGCGACGGCGTCGCGTGGGTACCGGGCGACGCTCCCACGTACTTCTATACCTTATTCAAGACCGTCGACGGAAACTTGCGTCTCTACGTACGCGGCGGCGGCCCGGCCTATGCCGCCGGGCTGCGCTCCGGGGACGTCGTGAACAAGATAGACGGCAAGTGGTGGTGGGAGTACGGCACGTATCAAGCGCAGCAGCGCGCGTACGACGGGAAGCCGCACGACTTCGAGATCGTTCGTAACGGGATTACACAGAACGTCGCTTTGGGGGAACCGTTCCATGGCTAAGATCGATCCGGTGCTGGCGCGCTTTTGCGACGAACGCGAAAGCGCGCGTCTCGACGAACTCAAGCGTTGGATCGCGATGCCCTCGATATCGGCCGATCCCGAACGCGCCGGCGACGTGCGGCTTTGCTGCACCCTCATCGTCGACCGCATGCGCGAGATCGGCCTCGAGGCAAGCGTGTTGGAAACCGACGGCAACCCGATTGCGTACGGCGAGTGGCTCGGTGCTCCCGGCAAGCCGACGATTTTAATCTACGGGCATTACGACGTGCAGCCCGTCGATCCGATCGAGTTGTGGACGAGCCCGCCGTTCGAAGGCACGGTGCGCGACGGAAAGATCTTTGGCCGCGGTGCCGTCGACGATAAGGGCCAGGTGCTGATGCATCTGGCCGCGATCGAAACGCACCTGCAAACGCGTGGGCGCTTGCCGCTCAACGTCAAGGTCGTGGTCGAAGGTGAAGAAGAGATCGGATCGCCGAACTTCGACGCCGCGGTCGATCGTTATCGGCGTCAGTTTTCAGCCGATGCGGCGGTCATTTCCGACACGTCGGTATTCGCCGAAGACGTGCCGTCGCTCACCACGTCGGTGCGCGGTCTCGTTCATTGGGAAATCGAGGTGCGCGGTCCGGCCGAGGACGTGCACTCGGGGTACTTTGGCGGCGTCGTACGCAATCCGCTGGAGGCGTTGGCGTCGATTCTCGCCGGACTCAAGGACGCGCAAGGCCGCGTTACGGTAGCCGGGTTTTACGATGGCGTCGGCGAGCTCGATCCGGTGCTGGCCGGCGAGTTGCGCGCGCTGCCGTTCGACGAATCGCGCGAGGCCGAACAGTTGGGTGTCCCCACGCTTGCGGGAGAATCCGGCCGAATGCCGCTCGAGCGGATGTGGTACCGGCCGACGCTCGAGTGCAACGGCATGTGGGGCGGATACTCGGGCCCGGGTTATAAGACGATCGTGCCGAGCTGGGCCAAAGCCAAGTTGTCCGCGCGATTGGTCGGCGAACAAGATCCGCTACGGGTGCGGCGCGCCGTTGCCGAGCACGTTCTCGCGCACGCGCCGTCGGGTGTTCGCGTGAACGTGAGCGACGGCGGCGAGGTTCGGCCCATCGTTATCGCGCGCGATCACCCGATCGTTGCTGCGGCTGCGGCCGCTATGGAAGCCGGCTTTGGAAAAGCGCCGGTCTTCATCGGCACCGGCGGATCGATCGGGCCGGTCGCGACCTTCGACCGCATACTGCGGCTGCCCCAGGTGCTCGTCGGCGTGGGTCTTCCCGACGACCGCATTCACGCGCCCAACGAGAAGTTCAATCTCAAACAGTTTTTTGGAGGCATTAAAACCATGGCCGCCTTGTACGACGAAGTGGCCGCAAGCGGGCTCGGGTCGGCGTAAGGCGAATCGAAGCAGCGTACAGGTGAGCGACCAGATGCAATCGACCGAGCGTTTCGGCGACCGAGCGCAAGCCTACGCAGCATATCGCCCGTCGTATCCAGACGAGGCGATTGATGCCGTGCTCGACGGTCTGGGTAACCCCAGCGGGTTGGAAATCGCCGACGTCGGAGCCGGCACGGGAATATCGTCGCGGCTGTTTGCCAGTCGCGGCGCGCACGTCATCGCCGTCGAGCCGAACGCCGACATGCGGCAAGCCTCGGTCGATCACCCGCGCGTCGATTGGCAAGCGGGTACTGCCGATCGTACCGGCTTGCTCGACCAAAGCGTCGACGTCGTCGTCGCGTGTCAAGCGTTTCATTGGTTTGCGACGCCGTTTGCGATGAGCGAAATGCGGCGCATCGCGCGACGGCGCGCCGCAATGCTGCAGTACGAACGCGACGAGCGCGATGAATTTACGAGGGCGTACGGTGACGTCGTGCGGACGTACGCGCGCGACGACACCGAAACGATGCGCATGCACGCGCTTGCGACCTTCGCGCACTTTCCGAAGGCCGCCGTCACGCGCAGCGCGTTCACCGCGCGTCAGCAGCTCGATCTCGACGGTCTGCTCGGCCGCGCAGCGTCGGCGTCGTACTTGCCTAACGTCGGCCCCGAAGCCGACGCGCTGCGCGCCGATTTGAAGGCGGTCTTCGAAAAATTCGAAAACGCCGGAAAGCTCGAGCTTGCGATGGTGACCTTCGTCCTCATCGCCGACTGGTGATTGTCGCGCTGCTTGCGGCGCTCGCAACCGCAACGCCATCCGCTTCTCCGGCGCCGCAAGAAATCTTCGATCGAGCGTTTACGCGGTTGGCTTCGTACCCGGTTGCGCCGTACGCCGTCGAGATCGCTACGCGTGACGAGAACTTCACGAGCCCAGTGCTCGGACGCGGCGGAAAAGCCGAATTCGCGGAGCGCTATACCTATAGGAGCGTAGACGGCGTCGAAAACGTTACGGAGTATCCGGTTGGGAGCGATCGGCTTCCGCCCGCGCTGATCGCGCTCAATCAGCTAGGCGCGTTTGCATGGTCTCCACGGCGCGAAAATCTCATGGCCCCGCAGGGAGCCGGCGAGCCCGCTTTGCCCGACATTCCCAAGCCTCTCAAAACGATCGCTCACGTCGTCGCGTACGGGCCGCCGAGTTACGCGTTTGCAGCCGCCGGTTCGACGGGCTCGGCGGCAGCGGTTAGCATGGAAACCGTGGACGGGCACCTCTGCTACCATCTTCGTCTGCGCCCGCTGTCCGATCCGCAGCGCCATAATCTGCGCGACCTGTGGATCGATACCACGACGTTCGACTTATGGAAGGCCACCTTCGACGGCAGCTACCGCCCTGTGCCGCTCGCGCCTTCGAGCCCATCGACGTTTACCTCGATCTTCGCACCGATCGGGCAGTACTGGATCGTTTCGCGGCAGCACTGGACCTGGACCGACGCTGCCGATGAGGTCTTCGACGACATCAACATGGAGGTGAACAAGATCGTCTTTCCGTCGGCGCTCCCGGACTATCTGTTCGATCAAGCCGAGTACGAAAAGCAGCAGCGCGCGGACATTACCGACCCTCTCGACGCGATTCTCAACGGACAATGAACGCGCAGCGCAAACTCCGGATTGGCATCGACGTTGGGGGAACGTTTACCGATGTCATTGCCATCGACGTAGCGACGCGCGAACTCGTAGCATCGGTAAAGATACCGACGACGCACCGCGCCACCGAAGGCGTTGCCGCCGGTATCGTTGACGGTATCGGGCGGCTGCTGGATCGCGCGGGCGTGCATCCCGGCGACGTGGCGTTCATCGCGCACTCGACCACGCAAGCAACGAACGCACTGCTCGAGGGCGACGTCGCGCGCGTCGGCGTCGTGGGATTATTGGGGCCCTCAGGATGGCTCGCGCGTCGCCAGATTCGCTTCGCGCCGGTGGAGCTCGCGCCGGGACGATCGCTCGCTCCCACGTTCGTGTTTGCCGCATCGCGCGATGAAGCGGCGATACGCTGCGCGGTCGACCGCGCCATCGGCGATGGCGCCGAGGCGATCGTCGCGAGCCAGCCGTTCGGCGTCGACCGGCCGGCGGCCGAGGCGAGCGTCGTCGACTACGCGCGGACGCGCGGCGTCGACGCGACCAGCGGTCACGACGTCAGCGCGACGTACGGGTTGCGCGCGCGCACGCGTACCGCCGCACTCAACGCCGCGATTCTACCGCGGATGATCCGCACTTCAAAAATGACCGCGGCGGCGGTGAAGAACGCCTCGATTCCCGCGCCGCTGATGATCATGCGCAGCGACGGCGGCGTGATGGACGTGCGCGAAATCGAGCGGCGCCCGATTCTCACCTTGCTCTCGGGACCTGCGGCAGGCGTTGCGGGCGCGCTGCTCTACGAGAATCTCACCGACGGCATTTTCATCGAGGTCGGCGGAACGAGCTCCGATATTTCCGCGATTCGTCAAGGCCGTCCGCAAATGCGGCCGGCGCGCATCGGTGGCCACCGAACGATGCTGCGCACGGTCGACGTGCGCACGCTCGGCGTTGCCGGCGGCAGCATGATTCGGATCGCGGACGGCACCGTCGTCGACGTCGGTCCGCGCAGCGCGCACATCGCCGGCTGTGCGTATGCGTGCTTCTGCGACGAGGCGCTGCTCGACGGCGCGCTCGTCGAAACCGTCGCGCCGTGGCCGGGCGATCCGCAAGACTATGCCATTCTCCGCGCACGCGACGGCACGGCAATCGCGCTAACGACGAGCTGCGCGGCAAACGCGCTCGGCTGCATCCCCGAAGGTGCGTTTGCCAACGGAAACGCCGCCGGTGCGAAACGCGCGTTCGAGATTC
The sequence above is drawn from the Candidatus Baltobacteraceae bacterium genome and encodes:
- a CDS encoding NAD-dependent deacylase; this translates as MKELVDRLRGARSIFALTGSGISAESGLPTFRGVGGLWRSHRVEELASPEGFARDPVLVWTWYNERLAAHRRASPNRGHYALAQLEQITRGFALATQNVDSLHLRAGTRNLIELHGNLREARCDRCGERRPLDAAGLPLDEIDHACGGRMRPDIVWFGEALPRAAWERAQAAAAKADVILVIGTSAVVYPAAALATHHNRSAFIAEINPEETAISDSVDCVLRGTAAETLPKIVEVIDVTT
- a CDS encoding DUF2079 domain-containing protein translates to MGVFAVVYIALDLNKFYALRYGADMGTFLQTISNMRDGSSWNFGEWRPHLQVHDSWILFALVPLIALFPRGETLIVAQALIVASAAIPLALFAREIGVSPKLANLLAIAYLLSPSAQGFTYDNFSENVFVPVLAVSAALCARRRALWPTLLCAELLMGVKEDEILFVAWFAAACFLFWDRRIGAAAFGLATLNAAAFWGVELMFGGHSNAPGYALAVEDAGGKLTLIALLLAPFAFTPLFVGRWLALSIPLLAEIVFAQHNPYEPSRIGTHYTAPLLATAALAAAFGIRRAPRWAPWMVPCALVVMLFVFNDTALRPGRWPFIVDWNAYARAVAVRDAQTGVLLHRRDEGAWAVAAVNPRVRLEQRADPQFVACPGYNTNAAAFFSSIGIGPHRDDVLCGGVPVNR
- a CDS encoding adenylate/guanylate cyclase domain-containing protein, whose protein sequence is MAVLLGLAIVIAIGAAVYASIFFRRYMTEREERGRVVALFSRYVPPPVVEELLARNDPRLFTAREYYATILSCRIHNFALFAEDLSPEETLTYLNEFYTIAGKAAQRNHGMIESLRGDTVTAVFGVLLDETFQEERALRAALDIMRMVKAMETRWQGQGRRAFTVGIGVNSGKIVAGDTGFQHRREFAVIGNPADVAMRLEAASEELNATIVASEATYDPVRETFVGVPTSSLPLRGLRRLHNAYVIRGLRKSAKDDRLTLPSQSAFKRTVVQPEEPLERPLPDPEPAPDPSRVDAAPKPPNVIDKRVKDPVIVERPSFKGIEPKRTPVRFSSLDNAEPALPEPPVVETYEDDDGPPIQLPP
- a CDS encoding FecR family protein, with the protein product MKRLGIVLAACAYALVLACALPSLAGDDKQLQNKKGAVSYQAPNKTPVPVGVNAIVGVNDQYTAITGADSLGAVILPDSSQVMVGSDSKVQLAFFNQTNIANAKFVLYDGKVRFAVQHPKGAQANYTFQTATGSVAVRGTQGDIAYDDKGNMRVNVYELCDKSMPVRVTFKNGQVFSVIAGQSLAAQLVNGIIRAQVQQLTQQLIDQFSPEFGVPTSWDAAQGKVVAYAQTQVNGVVNQVPGSNLIPGGVNVGGLFGHKKATPSPSPAPQQTPATCH
- a CDS encoding glycoside hydrolase family 20 zincin-like fold domain-containing protein, whose protein sequence is MTLAALVLLHLLPRPASVELLPCRVSAAALRTVAPRFDGGARDELDERWTALGLGRLRTSDAPAILVRRDRSLGAQAYRLTVRDGRAVIDSGDADGAFYGAMTLAQLPQRDGASWTVPCVRVEDRPALRWRVLSDDVSRGPLPTMRYFEERIRTIAAFKMNGYSPYMEHVFLSPTDPLPAPLDGITPAQLHDLAVYAKRFHVALIPQQQTLAHMHGTLRVEEYADAAATSHGFLIAPGSAPGQAYLARVIGQELAAVPHPPFFHIGSDEADVSASDFVDHVSAMNRLIAPSGARVMFWDDALENNPSMAPRLPRSSAIVNWHYTLEPSFQHYIDLIARSGFAQMVDPGDANWNQIFPDVDGALATENRFIGEGKRSRVLGLYESTWHDDGETLYEATWYPVLYAAASAWERDDVDPQRFERDFGAAFFGAGDATFGSDAVRLGDALHRIAPNAYDNPSDVLFWTDPFDAAANARMSSADLRAVRLDAESVERHLYDTRPPLHANAAFVMFLAARRYDALARKFQITREVRDLYADAVAHAGETGGPSVRDLLWCKYWMWELRDSYEELAPLYARAWRYESRESHLASNLERYHLAAQRAISLSDAFYRALYDDYVPKKALPPLEDIIR
- a CDS encoding dipeptidase, producing MAKIDPVLARFCDERESARLDELKRWIAMPSISADPERAGDVRLCCTLIVDRMREIGLEASVLETDGNPIAYGEWLGAPGKPTILIYGHYDVQPVDPIELWTSPPFEGTVRDGKIFGRGAVDDKGQVLMHLAAIETHLQTRGRLPLNVKVVVEGEEEIGSPNFDAAVDRYRRQFSADAAVISDTSVFAEDVPSLTTSVRGLVHWEIEVRGPAEDVHSGYFGGVVRNPLEALASILAGLKDAQGRVTVAGFYDGVGELDPVLAGELRALPFDESREAEQLGVPTLAGESGRMPLERMWYRPTLECNGMWGGYSGPGYKTIVPSWAKAKLSARLVGEQDPLRVRRAVAEHVLAHAPSGVRVNVSDGGEVRPIVIARDHPIVAAAAAAMEAGFGKAPVFIGTGGSIGPVATFDRILRLPQVLVGVGLPDDRIHAPNEKFNLKQFFGGIKTMAALYDEVAASGLGSA
- a CDS encoding methyltransferase domain-containing protein gives rise to the protein MSDQMQSTERFGDRAQAYAAYRPSYPDEAIDAVLDGLGNPSGLEIADVGAGTGISSRLFASRGAHVIAVEPNADMRQASVDHPRVDWQAGTADRTGLLDQSVDVVVACQAFHWFATPFAMSEMRRIARRRAAMLQYERDERDEFTRAYGDVVRTYARDDTETMRMHALATFAHFPKAAVTRSAFTARQQLDLDGLLGRAASASYLPNVGPEADALRADLKAVFEKFENAGKLELAMVTFVLIADW